The DNA region CAGCACCCGCGTGGGCTACACGGGCGGCGATGTTCCGAACGCCACGTACCGCAACCACGGCACCCACGCCGAGGCCATCGAGATCGTCTTCGACCCGACGGTGACCTCGTACCGTGACCAGCTGGAGTTCTTCTTCCAGATCCACGACCCCACCACGCGCAACCGCCAGGGCAACGACATCGGCACCAGCTACCGCTCGGCGATCTTCCCGCTGAACGAGGAGCAGGCCGCCGTTGCGCAGGACACCATCGCCGACGTCGACGCGTCGGGCCTGTGGCCGGCCA from Leifsonia sp. Root1293 includes:
- the msrA gene encoding peptide-methionine (S)-S-oxide reductase MsrA, which gives rise to MTTTPATTETAVLAGGCFWGMEDLIRRRPGVISTRVGYTGGDVPNATYRNHGTHAEAIEIVFDPTVTSYRDQLEFFFQIHDPTTRNRQGNDIGTSYRSAIFPLNEEQAAVAQDTIADVDASGLWPAKVVTEVTPAGAFWEAEPEHQDYLERYPNGYTCHFVRPGWVLPKRNAEQSA